The genome window AAAACAGTGGCGAGGCATTGCAACCCGTTACGCTAAAAAATCATCGTCATTCATAGCTTCAGTTCAGATATGTGCAATGTTTATGTGGCTTTATATATTATGACGACACCGTCTAGAGATCTTACAAGTCCATTAAGCCTCCTCCTGTGTCATTCTAGATAAATCTAGCTGAGAAACTATTTGTTCGATAATAGCATCCTTTGGTTCAAGTTCATGCTTCTTGTTCATTACTATTTAGTCCTCCGTTTTTATAGTTTTTCCCATTTACACAAACTATTTTATAATCCCGTTTTTTGCTGATGCCAAGCTGAGTTATATCGTTTTTGGATGTGTAAAGTCGGATAGTTTTCGAGCTTTAATAAAAGCCTGTGTGATTGTGATAAGAATAGTTTTTATTTGGCTATTATCCAGTTTATTTTTACAAATCCTACTTTGGGCAGCTTTAACCTTTTATTCTCTATTCTTATACTCCCATTTTGATTATTCGTTGTATAACGCATTCGGCTATTTTTCTTGCTCTTGAACTTAGGAAAGCCCGAACGTTTTAGCAAACATTATTACTTGCTCTTGATTAGGATATATTCTGAATTTATATGCCCTATTCATGCTTAATACCTTGCTTCTCAATATATTGCCTTATTATTTCGATTGGTGCTCCTCTCCTTCCACAATTTTTACGAACACTAGGAAATTTTTTCTTTATTAGTCTTGATGAAGCACTCTTAACTGAAGTTTATAGTACTAGACAAATTTATAGAGATTATAATATAGTATATAAACTTGATGCAGCAAATCATATAATTATTCAGGACAAATTACTTTAAAATTTTGAATTTGCAAAAATGGGACTTATCACAATAACATTGAATGCCGCTGTTTTTGATCCAATAAAATGAAAAATCATCCCAGCAGCAGTTAAGTAAATGACTGATAAAAATTTTCTATAAATTTATTAATTTACACTAACTTGCAATATGTGATAGGATACTCAATCCTGCCAAAGCACCTATTACAAAAATTATTGTACCTGAAATTAATAGCCCTATATGAGCATGCTTTTCAAGAATTATTTTACTTGACGAGTCATAATATAAATTCATTTTGTCGCCCACTTTAAAAGTATTCTTGCCGCTTGAGTTAATTTTGCATTTCCTAGTATATTCGCGCCCGTCAATCTCATATTTTACAATGGGATAATATGTAAATTTCGCAGCCTTCCAAATTTTTGTCTGCTTTGATAGTTGCCGAGTAAAAATTTCTATGATTTCAGCTTGAATAACTTGCAAATTTCTTTTTTTGAGCGAGAAATAATTATATATCAGACTAATCCCCGCGCCTATTAATATTATTGTCAAGCATGTCATAGCCTCGACTTCACGTTTTTGATTCTCGAAAAGTGTCAGCAAAATTAACAAAGCCCCTCCGAACATCATAACAAGAGGGTGGAAAATTCCCGCTTCTTCACGGAGATAATATTTATTTACTTTCCGATTCTTGAGCCAATTTTCAACCTGAACAGAGCCGACGAGAAATATAATTATTCCCGGAACATAAGGCAAAACATGTGATAAATCAAAATTTTCCATGATCAATTAATTAATTATTTCTAGAATTTGAGTTAATGAGCTTATTTGCTGAATATCTCCGCTTAACTGATTATTTTTCCTGTTGACGAGTAAAGCACTCATACCGAAATTTTTTGCGCCCTCGTAATCTTTTCGCAGATCATCACCGACAAATAAACATTCTGACTTTGAGCAGCCCGCTTTATCTAGGCACAATTGAAATATTTTAGCTGATGGCTTCTCTTCGCCGGCCTCTTCACTTGTTACTATGAAGTCTATAAATTGCAAAATATTCATCTTCTCAAGTTTCTTAAATTGAATATAAGTTGTCATATCAGAACCGACTCCGATTCTAATTTTATGTGATTTAAGAGTAGATATTACATCAAAGACTTCATCATAGGGCCGTAAATTTTCAAGCATTGTAGACCAGTAAAGCTCGACCATTTCAACAGCGTGAGGGAAGAGAGGCAGGTTAGAACGTTCAAGCATTTTTTTGTAGCGCAAAATTCTAGACCTGCAGCTTCCGTTATATCCCATTTGTGAAAAAATTTCATGTTGGGCTGCCAAATGACTCTCGTTGAAAGTTTCAGCAGTCCAAGCAAAATTTTTATACGCGTATTCTCTGAGTTTGTCTAAAGCAAGCCCGTTACAATACGCAAAATCATAAAGCGTGTTATCTATATCAAATATTACGCTTTTAAACGAGTCCGACATGCAAAAATTTTATTAATCAAGGAGTCCCGCGTCTTTTAAGGCTGACTCGATTTCTTTGTCCGACATGACATTTTTCAGAGTGATTAAAGTCGTCTTTGAAGTGTCTATACCGTCAAAAGTTTTCGCAAAAGGTTTCGCGCAAAGTACTACATCATAGCCCGATGCCGCGCTTTTACCCTCAGAGACTGCACAATGACTTATTGCCGCCGGTTTAATATTGTTCCTCGTCATAACTTTCTTGATCGCGTTCTCCATAAGTAAAGAAGATCCCGCACCGTTCGCACAGCAGGCTAATAATTTCTTTCCGTCAAGTTTTGCCATAATAAAATTTCAAGTCCTTTCAAGATATTATTATTTTATGGTAAAAATTTTATTTCTTGTTCTTCTTCTCTGCAATATAAGCCTTATATGCTTCGTAATCTTCAGTGATTAAGAAATAGCCTTTACGATCCATTAAGTACTCAATTTGAGGAATCGCAAGAAGAACTAACACGACAATAGCAACTCCGATATATCCGGAATAATGCATAACCCATGTAAACGCCGGCCAGACTGTATCCCAGTCAAACATGCCGAGATAACCGCCGTAATTTGCAAGTCCTACCCAGCCAGCTATTAAAGCCGCTCCGAATACCTGAATCAATCCTGAAATAAACGGAATAATCAAGCAGGCTTTAAGTCCGCCCTTCTCGTTCGCAACAAGTCCTATAGTCGCATTGTCAAAGAATACAGGAACGAATCCGCAAATTATAATAGTCGGTGAACCTGAGAATATAAGAATTAATATCGCTGTAATCTGCCCTAATAAACCAGCTAAGAAACCGAATGTAACAGCGTTTGAATCTCCAAATCCGTAACAGACTGCGCAGTCGACTCCGGGAATTGATGACGGCAATAATTTATCTGCAATTCCTTGGAATGATGCTGTCAACTCTGTAACAAATGTTCTGACACCTAACTGTAATATTGCGAGATAAACTGCGAACTGTAACGAGGTATTAAAGCAATAGAACGCAAAATTCATGCTTTCTTTAATATGACCCTTTGCAACAAAGAACGGCTTGCCGATAACTGCCATAATAATTCCAAAGAATACAGTCATTAATATTGCAGTACAGACCATGTTCTCATTAAAGATTGAGAAGAAGCCGGGCATTTCGAGGTCGCCGACTTTCTTAACTTCACGCTTCCCGCCTCTATCTCCGAAAAGTTTATCAGCGAGCCAATATCCGAATCTTATTCCGAA of Synergistaceae bacterium contains these proteins:
- a CDS encoding helix-turn-helix domain-containing protein, producing the protein MRSKVLSMNRAYKFRIYPNQEQVIMFAKTFGLS
- a CDS encoding HAD family hydrolase, giving the protein MSDSFKSVIFDIDNTLYDFAYCNGLALDKLREYAYKNFAWTAETFNESHLAAQHEIFSQMGYNGSCRSRILRYKKMLERSNLPLFPHAVEMVELYWSTMLENLRPYDEVFDVISTLKSHKIRIGVGSDMTTYIQFKKLEKMNILQFIDFIVTSEEAGEEKPSAKIFQLCLDKAGCSKSECLFVGDDLRKDYEGAKNFGMSALLVNRKNNQLSGDIQQISSLTQILEIIN
- a CDS encoding PTS sugar transporter subunit IIB — its product is MAKLDGKKLLACCANGAGSSLLMENAIKKVMTRNNIKPAAISHCAVSEGKSAASGYDVVLCAKPFAKTFDGIDTSKTTLITLKNVMSDKEIESALKDAGLLD